The genomic segment CTTCGCAAGCTTGGGGGCGATGACCACCCGGCAGTAGCCCTGGCCCGGGTTCTTGCGGAAGTAGTCCTGGTGATACGCCTCGGCCGGGTAGAAGGCCTCGAGGGGCGCCACCTCGGTGACGACGGGGGCGCCCCAAAGCCCCTGGCCCCCGAGCTCCTCGATCACCTCCCGGGTT from the Thermodesulfobacteriota bacterium genome contains:
- a CDS encoding peptide-methionine (S)-S-oxide reductase, translating into TREVIEELGGQGLWGAPVVTEVAPLEAFYPAEAYHQDYFRKNPGQGYCRVVIAPKLAKFRQRFAGRRKAGN